The genomic stretch aaaaaaattaatctcaatttttcagttatccatagacgttgttctgtagtaggtaccgcgaacacacgttgcgtattattatagacctagccgtatttgggtccaatagatatttataagatgtcattgaccgagttactcaaaatggagaaataaaccatccacgcaaagaccgacatccacgcggacggagtcgcgggcggaagctagttagtAATATATACCTGACAATGTAGGTAGTAATGTAACACTgccctaaattgtattaatttaataaatttaatatacctaagtcctaataatcttaaaatatataaatctcgtgtcacaatgtttgtcctcaatggactcctaaaccacttaaccgtttataataaaattcgcacaccatgtgcagtccgatccaacttgagagataggatagtttttatgaaaaaaaaacgtaaacatgtaggtaccacgggcgaagtcggggcgaaccgctagtaataatataattatattgactaggtatattatgtaaaaccaCAGATAAGTAAAACTGTGATAATGTGATTAGTAATGGCATAGAATATGTACTATGCATATATCCACGTACACGTTTGATAATATCGATGGCGATTCATACATTTGTAAGCGACATTTGTTTGTGTGTGGCTCACTGTGGCTAATTACGCGTATCACCGCGCGGTGCAAGGGCGCGAGCAGTGCGTCTAGACAGCCCATATCACGGTAGCTTTAGGGCCACAGTATAAGGGTTGGTGACTACTAAAAATATGGTCAtagctttatattttttaacatgcAAGTAATTTTTAGAttgcataaaattacaataaactaGCAGCGAACgatataaatgaataataaataataaatgattcaaccctttattcatttattatttggtTTATAGCGTATATGAGTCAAATCGGTTTCCTTTTCTTGTAAAAGAAACACTTTTTTGCAATTcggtataaattaatataaaatattaataggatatatgtaacaacatttgattaaaaacgGTTTTCAATGACGTATATTAATTAGGATAAAATTGTTGTAGAGCGATTTTTAacactttaaactttaaagctTCACTGGAGGAAAGGCCTTGTATTTCTGTTCTATGTGTCGCTAATTAATGGCACTATATTATTCCGACTGACGATGCTTTCATTGTGACATGCCTTGAAGGCATCTCTAGGAATTCAAAGAAGATTGCAGGAAACATGTGGGTATTTGCGTCTTAATGATGATGAAATAATTTCCCCTGTATTacgttttatatacctacgctATGTGCATATAGCATGACATGTTACATTACCTATGTGCTTGAAATAATGACTTCTCTGTAGTAAAAGTTATTACTGTGTTAAATGAATTagattacataattttatttcttaattcaCTTAATTCACATTTCACTGGTTGACCCCGCACAGGTTTTCCTAGTGGGTTAACCTgggatttacattttataaaatttgtgaaattaatattgtcatgaataaaaaatgaatcttattaaaaataaaagagtaCAATAACATGAAAGAAAAGTGTAAGTATAGTATGCAGCtgatatgtaggtatattggaTACCTAATAGCTACAGCCCGCAACTTCTTTTTGTGTCAATGGGATAAAGTCTACGAATTCAGGCCAAATTTACTGCGTACCAGATTTGAGTCATTATgttcaagtattttttaattttttgggGAGTTCCGATAAAACTATATAAAGTTTGCGATTTATAACACTAGCTGCAGCTGCGGTGTTTCAGCCcataattttttacttactAAGCTTCAGctatgacaaaaaaaaacagcttGAACGAAAAGCAAACACAATACATCCATCTAAACAAACTATTGGttccatatttttcttttttatactattcaGCAGGATCGATCACGGTTTCCGAAACATACCtatatagataggtacctatttaagtagtttttttttaaatcttggtTTTTTCTTTACCTTCCTCCTCCTATATCGTGAACCGGTAAAAATTATCCTTGAATCCTCTTTAACTGAGGATATAACTCTTTAACTAGAGTTATAACTATAACGGTATGCTTCAATCCTGATCTATAgtaaactgtaatttattattagatatcatAATGGTCATGTTCGTTGAACACAGCAATTGCATTTATTCGCCTTATAAAGTATTTAGAcgaaaattttcataatacagCATGCAATATGCATTGAAAAGGTAATAAGGCCTTCGAGTAACCTCCAGACGATATCACGCTCCGTTTCATGTCCCCAGCTCGGTCTAGACTAGACAAACAATGCTTTTACGTCATCAGCCTACATCTGAAGGTACCTTACGTAGTTCGATgcatacctatttaaatattattcaacgAAAGTTATGCAAAAATCACTCACTGCGTTTAGATGTAGGTAGATAAGTTTGATAAATTCTACGAAGTAATTTTTTAGAATAGGGATACTTAAGTAGGTATCTAGAACGTTTAAGATCCACTACATATGTAatctgataatatttttttcgtttcaTCGGGAATACGGCTGTCGGATACGTACGTacgttattgttattgttataatttttaaaattaacttgCAATACCAAGGcaatatcaattttaaatttaacagtGGATGACTTAAAACATATggattctttaaaatatttttctgttaCAACGCCCGGTGCTCTAGGCCTTACGATGTAGAGCCACAGggaataagtatatttttttatagtagaGTATAGACTCTAGttatgtgtatttattatattaaatatttacacataTTGACGTAGTGTGTGTTAGTCGTTAGACAATTGTGTAATATATTTGATAACGTATTACTTAATGGGACAAACGACGCGACGATGTTCTAAGACCAAGTTAGCAACTactagtttaatattaatttatgttggTATGTTACGGACAAAGTATATATGTTTTAATCTCTGATAACATCGGTATTCTATAATTCTGCTAGACGAGAGTAAACTGTCTAGGAGTACTTAAGTGTTAAAAGTGCAGCGTACTGCTGGCTATTATCTATTTCACCTTCAGACGGTGTCTCCGCTAGGCACGCTCGCGAGCGCTTTGTAAAGTCTAGACGAATTGCATTATGGAAATTTATATACCTCGACGACTATTTACTCAAACcgaaaaatcaatattaagtACGCTTTTATTAACCTTAATGTTATTTGCTGACATTCATTTGTACACGGTACAACGAAGGTTGATTTGAGTTCTTTTTAGACGCACAATATTgaccaaaaatattattaataattaatgaaatatttaccgATAGGTAACTCACAACCCCTAACTGAACTTGTTTCTCATGTAAATTAACATAGGTAccgaatattatttttaatattataaaacatttaatttatttagtgcTGATTGCTGTTGCATTGTAGGAGAGTTTTCCTTCATTGTCTAATCAAACACTTATTAGTCAGTTCTttaaagaaacgaatcttcaatggcggcgCTTATCATTCCCTCTCGCTCACACACGGCCGTACGGTATGCAAAAAAaagggaaaaataaaatcactaaaatgtatttgattttccctataatagtttttatcataaatttacaatgacaattatgcatttgcgaaagtaaataatgttttattggaatttgacCAAATATATTCTTTGggaaaagttgttcagttttacaagtattatggggcttttattacattatttatacgtaaatatgataattcatataaatacacaaatacaataacaaaaaagtttgtcaacaaacaatttgaaataattaataaaattatcaatttacgttatgtttatttttcttttttgctgaTCCTACCATCTGTCAAAGTCAGCTTtggccgccattgaagattcgtttctttattgaacTGACTAATAACaaggtttattatttatagttaaGTTAAATCTCCGTAATTGAATACTAGGTAGCTGAGGCATGTCATTTCCAATTTTATGATAAGGAGACGTTACCTATCTATATGGAAAAtactgaataaataattgttgatATGCCTATTTTATTCGCATTGTATTTTCCACGAACTGGTTCTTATCATACTACATCTCCCAAGATAACGAGATAGTTTCAACTAAAAGCAGGTATATGGAAAATATATCTAAGATAAGATTCTGGTATGACTTATTCAGCGAAACACCTGCGCGTGCAATCCTAGGCGATTCCTCGATTCttgtcaaattaaatttttaaatcctGACATGGGAATTATTCCTTATATAGACAGATATCTTCATAGAGGTTTTGATTTTAggaaggtatttttttttttcaattattattattatttagaattttaatttgtatctaGTAATATAATCGGTTGACTGTGAAGTGGTGCctcttacattaaaatattacctatatttgtttttatgtacataatcgttttcatttacaattttatctaatctaaacaattaagtaaagcttttattaaatgcataaaaaaaagaaaaaaaaatactttcacCTACTTACATAACAATAATCGCACCTTATCCGTGCTACGAACTCAatgaatatgaatttaaaagtcCAACTTAAGCCTTTTCCCAAAACAATTGTTATCcgtaaacataaaaatgtattcattGTTTTTTCCAAGACATTTGGGTGACATATTTGTTAATGAGTTTGAGTGAGGTCGAGCCGAGAGTGCGACCCCACGCGACGCCGTGCGTCCTATTTTTTGCTGCGTAGCAGATTGGCGTAATCGCGGACAGACGTCGACGCGCCAACCGTTAGTTACGACCGCTCCACTTTAAACCTCatccattttaatttaacaaaagtGCCGGCCGATAGCGTGGAGGAAGCACTCATTTCCGTCGGCAACTTGCCTCTGACTCATGTCTCCCTTCGCTTGGACAAAAAATGCCCAATATTCCTTATTGCTCTTTAACAAGATTCGTCGCGACTCTAATCATCCTGACTTGAcaacaaattattatcttattcCGATCGGCATTACATATATAGATTCTATAGATTATATcgatctgtaaaattatttttattaacatattgtgtggttctaatattataatcactaCGATATTGATCAagcatatattttaaagtaggGCAATGAGTTTCAGTGGCTCTACAAATTGCTTAAGGCAACTGGCAAGGTCATATTAATTCTTTCCTGCAATTACATTTCAGAACATTTAACTTgtcattataaatatgtatctaatagaactaattatttgtttaatgccATATACTCATTAAAGCTCTTGAAAAAGGGACACAATCTAAATAAACACTAGATGGCCTGCAGCCAGCTATTCTATAATGTCACGACGTATAAAGAAACCTATAAAATCAAAAAGGTAGACGTAGCACAGTGATAATGTTATGGTCATGCACTTTCGGCGGCTAAAATTGTGATTGGATGCGCGCTTACATAACGGCCGGCACGCTCCATTAACGCTTACCCTCACAATGTCGTCTGTGACGTCACCTAATAGCGCTTCAACTGACGACGTCGAACAGTCTGCGCAATCTAGGGTTGTGAGTACACTATGCGTGATTTATTTACGTGAAATTCGGCTACGTTATGATAAGAAGGCTAATCATGTACAGAATGATCCTTTCGTTCACTCTCAAAGGTATCTCTAAGAGGCTCTACTTGTGTACGAGTGTACTTAAGGACACTCTGATTTAAATACCAGTGACCTGTTTGCGccgaaatatataaataatacggTGAATGAACGTGATTCCGGAATTTCATCTAACCAACAGTTAACCAAAGATAAATTTCATAAGTATTTTTGTCCACACTTGTTTTTGTCTGCCGTTTTATGACTAAGGGCTGGACCCATTGCATTAAGCCTGTTACTTACATCACACATATATGtagtaaaaattttatgacGTCTTCACAACCGTCACAGCTGTCCTACGATTAAACTATATGTTTGCATGCTTGCGTGCCCGATGGTTTGTACCGAGTTTATCACACGTATGGATGGTATTGAATGATAATTAATGAAACATTATgttgttattaattacaaaaaaatgtatttttcttaattttaaatacattaaatacgGGTAATTGCAGCCCTGACCCACTCAAGTGATTTGCATTCATGGTACATGCATACATCTACGACGCACCTATTTGGATTGGTATAAGGTCAGTCACCACTTACCCGTAATGTTGTCATTTGTCTTTTTAGGGCAAACATAcaatagaattaatattatctgtatgtTCATATAAATACGTCATTATATTGAAGTACCTATAATCTATATTGAAAATCATTCGTTatgatactaatattatataatatatataatattttacgttaCGCTACGTCATAATATTAGTTCTCGTCTAGGcatttataactttaataaaaaatgaattttctttaatttggttgtatgaatatattatgaaatgtaaATCGTTTGCAGGTACTATGCTACCTGAATTTTTAACGAGTCAGAGATAGAAATCGCAATTACTCTACGGAAAAGGACAAAAAAATTTGCAAATCAATCTTCTCTTCATACAATGAAATTCGAATCGAAAATTTATAGCTTCAATATGAAAGGTAAATAGcatgcaaaatatttcatGCATCACTTAAGTGCACTcgatattttcataatttattagcttTGTTCATTTGAAGTAAAAAGAGTATGACCGTACTAAGGTAAAAACCctgtttctttatttataaattattctaatgAATTGTTTACGTATGAATAATGCACCCACGTAAATAATTTCAGCAAGGTGTGTCGCCCTTCACGGTGTAATCACGTCAGCGTTGACCGTCACGATTATTTAGCTGCGGTTTCGTTTCACGTTCACAATTGTTGAAATTAGGTACAATTCGTGTGGATTTATATTGtatcatttatataattatattctcaTTTATTAAAGGTTAGAGCAGGCCTTGCTCTACAATCTAGAATTGACCTGTATTgtttaatacattttcattcaaattttgaaattgctTCTGTAAATAAAGTGTTCATTTGGTACAATAATATGGAGTTAATGATCTTAATTTTTAGAAGATTTTCAATAGATAACCTacttttatatcatttttttaatctagtatctatgtataaagtaaaatataattacctaTAACGATATGAGTTCCGTTCTTATGAGAAAGTGAATTTTAAACAGAtattaactacaaaaaaaaaataagatgcCACTATATTTTTTCTCCATTATTTATGTACAAGCCTCATGtgctaacaaaacaataagtaTAATACTGCTAAAAATATGCGGGTTGATTTAAGTCTCATCTTAAGTCGAGACAATAGGTTCGTAACGATGCAATATACCTAGCTACAATCATTTCGGCCTTCACCTTGAACGTCGCCGTGTGACCCTGCCGCCCTAGTCATCCCCACACCCAAACCACACCAGACCTTCACCCCCACTCCCACCCCTTGATAAATGAGCCTTGTAATCGTgttaaatatactaaatattaGAACTCTAGGTACCTTTTTTAATGCTGTCAATGTAGCTGGTGATAACCACAATACTTAATCATTTAGCTGAaacttaaacaatttttttaataatgcatgcaatacatacttatttacctacctactgataaaataattcttatagtaaacgtaaaaatgttGACATACATAACTTATTTTATGGTTTCATAAATCTTTACAAATGACGtgctaaattataatttacgaaTCAATTAATGTCATCGAATCCTTATCTATCTAGtgtagaataatattattcataaaccATTATTAATAGTTCAAACatagtaaaaatttaaattaggtaggtacctacatgattaaatttgtttttaactcttttggtttaaaataaactgCAGATACCGGTGAACCTACCGTAGCGCGCGTAGGTAGGaataatgcatttaattttaagctttttaacacaagttttaaatttttattaactgtgttttaattcaataagtacATGTACCCATATTCTTGTAAATTTTACTAAGCTTTATGAGTTACCTACAATCATTTTCACTTGCACTAAATTCATTGTGAATATAGTAGAATAAAATTGAATGTTGAATTGTGTGTAGGCGAAAAACAACAATTAAATCATAcctaactataaaatataaaaataataaactatctAGGAACTTATTATCTCGAATGAGCGAGTATAACCtggttaatataataattatacagttcatataaattttaacgaTATGAAAACTGACATGAACAGAATTTCTGTGATATTTTACTATCGCTAATACCTTACTTGGCGCTAAATATTTGTCTATTTCATCGCATGTTTTGCGTATCAAATAAATAGAACAGTTaacaaaaaagtataaataggtcccaaatggaataaaaatcACATTTTATTTCGCATACGTTGGAAAATGTCTACTATTGGTTCAATAATTCTTATGTTCGCCTTTCAGGTATATAAATAggcgttttattatttatgctcttatattaataattatacttactataaatagatacatatatattaatgaaataaatgttataggCGGTATCTTGTATTCACGGATGGGATGATTATTTTGAACGTGATCTAACAAACAATCGAACGGACGATGGTCAGCATAATTTTTGGGAAAACCTTTCAAGCACAACCATTCAACCTTCAACGGCAAAAGTTACTACTCGACgtaagtacataaaaatactacTTAATTCAAATGGTCAAAGcaattacaatacaaaatgtatttgttccattaattaataatacttagTTACGCACATCACATTTTAGAAACACCAAATCAACAGCCATGTAATGAAAGTTTGTTTAGAAAAAATGATGTTGAAGCGATTGTAAATTACATGTATGACCAGTTAAATCTCAACAAAAGTATTAACGCGTCGTATTACACATTTGGAAAAGATGCGCATGACAGTAAGATGGAAAGAATTGATGGATTCGAGGAATGGTTTAGTGATCGACCGAAACACTTAAAAGAACTAATCGAAGATATATCTAAGAATCATAAGCTCATTGAGCCAAGGGTATCAAAGTTAAGTAACCTTCTGAATGAACAAGAAGCAGTATATAATCAAATCAATAACCAGAAGAAACGTTATGAATCCTTATCAAAAAAGTATAACCTGTATAAAAGTCTCTGTAAAGAAAATTGTGGTAAGTAggttgcaaatttataatgttaggTATAACTTCTAAGTTTACTAACGTGAAGTGAAAAGACAGGTGTGAATAACTGttcgattatattatatttattatattttaggtcATAAAATATCAAAGAGGAGTATTGACGAGAATCTATATTGTGGCACTcccaaaaaaattaaagaaaaatctaCATTAGAAATGGAGGATTACGTCGAGAAGCTAAAACCAGAGCTGATTacgattataaaaaatgtaagtgAGGCCTACGACACTGATATTCAAGATAtggaacaaaaaattaaagaggCAGCATTAAAGGCATATGGACCGACAATGTATAAAACACTACTTTTACAAGACGATTATCGCACTTACAAAGAACTTGTGAGTCAAAATTCTGAGAAGAAaatttatgatataaaaaaaaccgtCTCGATGATGGATGCTCAATTAATGGAATTGGAACTTGCTGTGGATAAATACAAACAACACTGTATAAGCTGTTCTGAAATCTGTAAGTTTTTGCTGATTTAGCTTGAAACAAAACTtagattttaaattctttgGGTCATACTTACTCATAACGTCGCGGTCGTTTgcgtatatttttcaatactcAATTTTCTTTTTCGTTTACAAGAGAGCTGATAGATCAGAGCATTCACTTGTAAAAGAACATCGGGCATTCAccgtttttaaattttattaaacatcaCTTGCGCTTGATGTTATATAGATACAATGTATTAGAAAGTATCtattgcattaaaaaaaagaacgtAGGTATtggtgtaaaatatttaccaaCTACAAAGCCTGATTGCAAGGGACTACAAAATGCTACAAGTACTTTAACATAAGGTAGGAACGTTGCATTCTATAGAAAATTCGAGAAAATGCCCTAGTATTTCTCCGttacttacatttaaaatgcTACGAAAACATATTATTGATGTAAAAAATCTTATACTTACCGTTTCTCAATTTCTAAGGATGGgttataaaatagtttcaGGTCTCAATATTTTGAACACGAACATGGAGTTATGGAGCTATGTATATAACATATGAAGTTTAAATCTAGTTtcgtgtaatttttttaaaagatgaatttttttttcattccagCAATTACCAGAGTTTCCCGGATGATTGTACCTTCTGCGGACGATGTCATAAATTCTCAGAATGAAGTTGGTTCTTTATTAGATATTGTTATTGAATCTAAAAAGGAACAAATTCGTAGTCAAGCTATAAGCgatattacaaatatattccATGATGTGGAAGAAAGGATAAATGCAATGTTACAACGCGAAATGGACATGAAAAACTTTGAGCCTGTTCAAGAAGACATTAAACATGAACTGGATAAAAAAAGGGATACACTAAGTGCcttcataaaaattgtttccaaagaaaatattgatgCATTTTTCTCGTTGGAAGATCCTGCTGAACAATTAAAATCCGATATTAGTAATTTGTTCAATGAGTTAcagaaaaatgtataaatatcgatttcctaattttatactattttaataaactatcattttatatatgaatatagcataatatattacatcACATACCTTGTAAACGCCTTTCTTGGAATGGTCTTCAAGAATGtgatatgaataatttatctttGATTTGATAACATGTAGATAGTAAGATTTAagatgataaaaaaacaaaaaaaataatcatcatcatcttgtATCTGTGCAAGATTTTGATCCTCTCCTTAAATGAAACATTAACATATGGATTTTAGTAATATTGTATGTgagtggattttttttttgtaactgaCACCTAAAGTCCAAAAATTGACTCGTCCTCTATAAAATGAATCGTTAtgatgaatttataataaaggGTGAGCGACCGGCGGCCGATTACCGATATACAACACTTCACGA from Colias croceus chromosome 9, ilColCroc2.1 encodes the following:
- the LOC123694638 gene encoding uncharacterized protein LOC123694638; the protein is MSTIGSIILMFAFQAVSCIHGWDDYFERDLTNNRTDDGQHNFWENLSSTTIQPSTAKVTTRQTPNQQPCNESLFRKNDVEAIVNYMYDQLNLNKSINASYYTFGKDAHDSKMERIDGFEEWFSDRPKHLKELIEDISKNHKLIEPRVSKLSNLLNEQEAVYNQINNQKKRYESLSKKYNLYKSLCKENCGHKISKRSIDENLYCGTPKKIKEKSTLEMEDYVEKLKPELITIIKNVSEAYDTDIQDMEQKIKEAALKAYGPTMYKTLLLQDDYRTYKELVSQNSEKKIYDIKKTVSMMDAQLMELELAVDKYKQHCISCSEISITRVSRMIVPSADDVINSQNEVGSLLDIVIESKKEQIRSQAISDITNIFHDVEERINAMLQREMDMKNFEPVQEDIKHELDKKRDTLSAFIKIVSKENIDAFFSLEDPAEQLKSDISNLFNELQKNV